A genomic stretch from Pontivivens ytuae includes:
- a CDS encoding ABC transporter substrate-binding protein produces MRNAAIFAASMLCATAVSAQVTVDVVYLRQEVEAPPVLSNLDPIPEDEGIAGAEVGLADNATTGRFMGQDWALEVVSVAPGGDFAAAAVQALGTSSLLIVDAPADALLTVADLPEAAGAILFNATAGDDRLRGTDCRANVLHALPSNAMRTDALAQFLVFRRWDETALVYGTHPDDIAYAEALRGSLEKFGLELSDEAEWAFDADMRRNASQEVPLFTQELRDHDILLIADEIHDFGRYIAYNTWEPRPVAGSEGLTAVAWAPVVEQWGAAQLQNRFEEHASRPMRPDDYGAWAAMRTIGEAVTRAGSAEAPALREYILSESFELAGFKGRPMSFRPWNGQLRQPIPLVTERAVVAMAPLEGFLHPTSELDTLGSDAPETTCTAFTE; encoded by the coding sequence ATGCGCAACGCCGCGATCTTCGCAGCATCGATGCTGTGCGCGACTGCCGTCTCGGCACAAGTCACGGTGGACGTGGTCTACCTGCGGCAGGAGGTCGAGGCCCCGCCGGTCCTGTCCAATCTCGACCCGATCCCGGAGGATGAGGGCATCGCGGGCGCGGAAGTCGGCCTCGCCGACAACGCCACCACGGGCCGCTTCATGGGCCAGGACTGGGCGCTGGAGGTCGTGAGCGTCGCGCCCGGCGGCGACTTCGCCGCGGCGGCGGTCCAGGCCCTCGGCACCAGCTCCCTCCTCATCGTGGACGCCCCCGCCGACGCCCTGCTGACGGTCGCCGATCTGCCGGAGGCCGCGGGCGCGATCCTCTTCAACGCCACCGCCGGGGACGACCGGCTGCGCGGCACCGATTGCCGGGCGAACGTGCTGCACGCCCTGCCCTCCAACGCTATGCGCACCGACGCGCTTGCCCAGTTCCTGGTCTTCCGCCGGTGGGACGAGACGGCGCTGGTCTACGGCACCCACCCCGACGACATCGCCTATGCCGAAGCCCTGCGCGGCTCGCTTGAGAAGTTCGGACTGGAGCTCAGCGACGAAGCCGAATGGGCCTTCGACGCCGACATGCGCCGGAACGCGAGCCAGGAGGTGCCGCTCTTCACCCAAGAGCTACGGGATCACGACATCCTGCTGATCGCCGACGAGATCCACGATTTCGGCCGCTACATCGCCTACAACACCTGGGAGCCGCGGCCCGTCGCGGGCTCCGAAGGGCTCACCGCCGTCGCCTGGGCGCCGGTGGTCGAGCAATGGGGTGCGGCGCAGCTCCAGAACAGGTTCGAGGAGCACGCGAGCCGCCCCATGCGCCCCGACGATTACGGCGCCTGGGCCGCGATGCGCACCATCGGCGAGGCCGTGACGCGCGCGGGCTCCGCCGAGGCGCCTGCCTTGCGCGAGTACATCCTGTCGGAATCCTTCGAGCTTGCGGGCTTCAAGGGCCGTCCCATGAGCTTCCGACCGTGGAACGGCCAGCTCCGCCAGCCGATCCCCCTCGTCACCGAACGCGCCGTCGTCGCCATGGCCCCGTTGGAGGGGTTCCTGCACCCGACCTCCGAGCTCGACACGCTGGGCTCGGACGCGCCCGAAACCACCTGCACCGCCTTCACGGAGTGA
- a CDS encoding YVTN family beta-propeller repeat protein, whose product MRYILPLLLAASPALADEIWVTNEKDDTISVIDVETQEVVRTIETGERPRGITFAHDYSVVYICASDSDAVQVMDPETGEILHDLPSGEDPEQFVLHPNNRHLYIANEDDAITTVVDTESRTVIAQIDVGIEPEGMAVSPDGAIAITTSETTNMAHWIDTETQELFANTLVDSRPRHAEFVKDGTELWVSAEIGGTISVFDVESQAELAKIEFEVQGIHPDRVQPVGFELTEDEAFAFVALGPSNHVAVVNAETYEVEDYILVGRRVWHMAFNGDKSLLFTTNGVSGDVSVIDVENREATNTIKVGRFPWGAAYRPTE is encoded by the coding sequence ATGCGCTACATCCTGCCCCTGCTGCTCGCTGCCTCCCCGGCCCTCGCCGACGAGATCTGGGTGACGAACGAGAAGGACGACACGATCAGCGTCATCGATGTGGAGACACAGGAGGTCGTGCGCACGATCGAAACCGGTGAGCGCCCCCGCGGCATCACCTTCGCCCACGACTATTCCGTGGTCTACATCTGCGCCTCCGACAGCGACGCGGTGCAGGTGATGGATCCCGAGACCGGCGAGATCCTGCACGATCTACCCTCCGGCGAGGATCCCGAGCAGTTCGTGCTGCACCCCAACAACCGCCACCTCTACATCGCCAACGAGGACGACGCGATCACCACCGTCGTGGATACCGAGAGCCGGACGGTGATCGCCCAGATCGACGTCGGCATCGAGCCGGAGGGCATGGCCGTGAGCCCCGACGGGGCCATCGCCATCACCACCTCCGAGACCACCAACATGGCGCATTGGATCGACACCGAGACGCAGGAGCTCTTCGCCAACACCCTCGTCGACTCGCGTCCGCGCCACGCGGAATTCGTGAAGGACGGGACGGAGCTCTGGGTCTCGGCCGAGATCGGCGGGACCATCAGCGTCTTCGACGTGGAAAGCCAGGCGGAGCTCGCCAAGATCGAGTTCGAGGTGCAGGGCATCCACCCCGACCGGGTGCAGCCCGTGGGCTTCGAGCTGACCGAGGACGAGGCCTTCGCCTTCGTCGCCCTCGGACCCTCCAACCATGTCGCCGTCGTCAATGCCGAGACCTATGAGGTCGAGGACTATATCCTCGTCGGCCGCCGGGTCTGGCACATGGCCTTCAACGGCGACAAGTCGCTGCTCTTCACCACCAACGGCGTCTCGGGCGATGTGAGCGTCATCGATGTGGAGAACCGCGAGGCGACGAACACGATCAAGGTCGGCCGCTTCCCATGGGGGGCCGCCTACCGGCCCACCGAATAA
- a CDS encoding ABC transporter ATP-binding protein, with product MTLSVQGVGFSYGANRALDAFSFNVERGSFCALLGPNGAGKSTLFALLTRLFTTTEGRIAVAGHDIATAPRKALAEIGVVFQQPTLDMDLSVRRNLTYFAALHGLSGRDAAERSEAALDRAGLTDRAETKARELSGGQRRRVEIARALIHRPSVLLLDEPTVGLDAASRAAITEHVHRLCAEEGLTVLWATHLTDEVRPDDRLVIVHRGRVLADGIAGEIAPASVADTFLALTGAPA from the coding sequence TTGACCCTGTCGGTCCAGGGCGTCGGGTTCTCCTACGGTGCGAACCGGGCGCTCGACGCCTTCTCGTTCAACGTGGAGCGCGGGTCGTTCTGCGCGCTGCTCGGGCCGAACGGGGCGGGGAAATCCACGCTCTTCGCCCTGCTCACCCGGCTCTTCACCACGACCGAGGGGCGGATCGCGGTGGCCGGGCACGACATCGCCACCGCCCCGCGCAAGGCGCTGGCGGAGATCGGCGTGGTCTTCCAGCAGCCGACCCTCGACATGGACCTGAGCGTCCGGCGCAACCTGACCTATTTCGCGGCCCTGCACGGCCTCTCGGGCCGTGACGCGGCCGAACGGTCCGAGGCGGCGCTGGACCGCGCGGGCCTCACGGATCGCGCCGAAACCAAGGCCCGCGAACTCAGCGGCGGACAGCGGCGCCGGGTGGAGATCGCCCGCGCCCTGATCCACCGCCCCTCGGTCCTCCTGCTCGACGAGCCGACCGTGGGCCTCGACGCCGCCTCCCGCGCCGCGATCACGGAGCATGTGCACCGCCTCTGCGCCGAGGAGGGCCTCACGGTGCTCTGGGCCACGCATCTCACAGACGAGGTGCGCCCCGACGACCGCCTCGTCATCGTGCATCGCGGCCGGGTGCTGGCCGACGGCATCGCGGGCGAGATCGCCCCAGCCAGCGTGGCCGACACCTTCCTCGCGCTGACCGGAGCTCCGGCATGA